From Streptomyces sp. HUAS MG91, the proteins below share one genomic window:
- a CDS encoding ROK family transcriptional regulator: MPASPRTARAINDRLALRFLQEEGPLTAGQLKERTGLSRPTVADLVERLTASGLVAVVGEAGAQRRGPNAKLYGIVADRAHLAALDVRTEGVRLVVADLLGTVLAEASAPVAEGEETGAAVERAVALLERTAKEVGAGPLHTVGVGAPGLIDPATGELRDSSGLPEWHRRLIAALQERLPARVLVENETNLAALAEQRDGATRDRDTFVLLWLGLGIGAAVVLDGRLRRGASGGTGEVGFLPVPGTGGVPSAVNCDGGFHSLAGSAAILELAAGHGLVGPGEPVARAAEVVRAAVASGADRFLDVLADRVVLGAAAVVAVLDPGCVVLAGEVGRAGGDVLAERVAARLAVMSPLATEVRAGELGGGAVLRGALLMAREAAQEVVFAP, translated from the coding sequence ATGCCCGCATCGCCGAGGACCGCCCGAGCCATCAACGACCGGCTCGCGCTGCGCTTCCTCCAGGAGGAGGGGCCGCTCACCGCGGGCCAGCTCAAGGAGCGCACCGGACTGTCCCGGCCCACCGTCGCCGACCTCGTCGAACGCCTCACGGCCTCCGGCCTCGTCGCGGTCGTCGGGGAGGCCGGGGCGCAGCGCCGCGGCCCGAACGCCAAGCTGTACGGGATCGTCGCCGACCGCGCCCATCTCGCCGCCCTCGACGTGCGCACCGAAGGGGTCCGGCTCGTCGTCGCCGACCTGCTCGGCACCGTCCTGGCGGAGGCGTCCGCCCCCGTCGCCGAGGGGGAGGAGACCGGGGCCGCCGTCGAGCGCGCCGTCGCCCTCCTGGAACGCACCGCCAAGGAGGTCGGCGCCGGACCCCTGCACACCGTCGGCGTCGGCGCCCCCGGGCTCATCGACCCCGCGACCGGCGAGCTGCGCGACTCCTCCGGCCTGCCCGAATGGCACCGCCGGCTGATCGCGGCCCTCCAGGAACGGCTCCCCGCGCGCGTCCTCGTGGAGAACGAGACGAACCTCGCCGCCCTCGCCGAACAGCGCGACGGCGCCACCCGGGACCGCGACACCTTCGTGCTGCTGTGGCTCGGACTCGGCATCGGCGCGGCCGTCGTCCTGGACGGCAGGCTGCGCCGTGGGGCCTCCGGCGGTACCGGGGAGGTCGGGTTCCTGCCGGTGCCGGGTACCGGCGGGGTGCCGTCCGCCGTGAACTGTGACGGAGGCTTCCATTCGCTGGCCGGCTCGGCCGCGATCCTCGAACTCGCCGCCGGGCACGGGCTCGTGGGGCCGGGGGAGCCCGTGGCACGGGCCGCCGAGGTCGTCCGCGCCGCCGTGGCCTCCGGCGCGGACCGGTTCCTCGACGTTCTGGCCGACCGGGTGGTGCTGGGCGCTGCCGCTGTCGTGGCCGTGCTCGATCCCGGGTGCGTGGTGCTCGCCGGGGAGGTGGGCCGGGCGGGCGGTGACGTGCTCGCCGAGCGGGTTGCCGCGCGGCTCGCCGTGATGTCGCCGCTGGCCACCGAGGTGCGGGCGGGGGAGTTGGGGGGTGGGGCCGTGTTGCGCGGGGCCCTGCTCATGGCGCGGGAGGCTGCGCAGGAGGTCGTGTTCGCGCCGTAG
- a CDS encoding nicotinamide mononucleotide transporter family protein, with the protein MNWLNTEAFTAFGQHILWSDMIGNTFGLIALALGWKRSIWTWPVQFVSGLILFGAFAGHLTGSAGKQVVVMVVAAMGWAAWVRGRKQAQDGTIAVRFATWKERGLMVLAGAAGTVAVALLFKAYPSLSWDPWPDAYIFVGTVVAMYAQARGMVEFWFAWLLVDAVGVPLNFANGYAFSGFVYVIYGALVLWGMRDWWLRSRAASAPALEGAHA; encoded by the coding sequence GTGAACTGGCTCAACACCGAGGCGTTCACGGCCTTCGGGCAGCACATCCTGTGGTCCGACATGATCGGCAACACCTTCGGTCTGATCGCGCTCGCGCTCGGCTGGAAGCGCTCCATATGGACCTGGCCCGTGCAGTTCGTCTCCGGCCTGATCCTCTTCGGCGCCTTCGCCGGACACCTCACCGGCAGCGCCGGCAAGCAGGTCGTGGTCATGGTCGTGGCCGCCATGGGCTGGGCCGCCTGGGTCCGCGGCCGCAAGCAGGCGCAGGACGGCACCATCGCCGTGCGCTTCGCCACCTGGAAGGAGCGCGGCCTGATGGTCCTCGCCGGCGCCGCCGGCACGGTGGCCGTCGCGCTGCTCTTCAAGGCCTACCCGAGCCTGTCCTGGGACCCGTGGCCGGACGCTTACATCTTCGTCGGCACGGTCGTCGCCATGTACGCCCAGGCGCGCGGCATGGTCGAGTTCTGGTTCGCCTGGCTGCTGGTCGACGCCGTCGGCGTCCCGCTGAACTTCGCCAACGGCTACGCCTTCTCCGGCTTCGTCTACGTCATCTACGGCGCGCTCGTCCTGTGGGGCATGCGCGACTGGTGGCTGCGGTCCCGCGCGGCCTCCGCCCCCGCTCTGGAAGGAGCGCACGCATGA
- the ribH gene encoding 6,7-dimethyl-8-ribityllumazine synthase, whose amino-acid sequence MSGKGAPELSVENCGDLRVAVIAAQWHEKVMDGLVDGALRALNELGISEPTVLRVPGSFELPVVAKRLADRGYDAIVALGVVIRGGTPHFEYVCQGVTQGLTQVSVDTGVPVGFGVLTVDTEEQALDRAGLAGSNEDKGHEAVTAAVATATTLRTIAEPWR is encoded by the coding sequence GTGAGCGGCAAGGGTGCACCCGAACTGAGCGTGGAGAACTGCGGCGACCTGCGGGTCGCCGTCATCGCCGCCCAGTGGCACGAGAAGGTCATGGACGGACTCGTCGACGGCGCCCTGCGGGCCCTGAACGAGCTGGGCATCAGCGAGCCCACCGTGCTGCGCGTCCCCGGCAGCTTCGAGCTGCCGGTCGTCGCCAAGCGCCTCGCCGACCGCGGCTACGACGCGATCGTCGCGCTCGGCGTCGTCATCCGCGGCGGCACCCCGCACTTCGAGTACGTGTGCCAGGGCGTCACCCAGGGCCTCACCCAGGTCTCCGTCGACACCGGCGTCCCCGTCGGCTTCGGCGTGCTGACCGTCGACACCGAGGAGCAGGCCCTGGACCGCGCGGGCCTGGCGGGCTCCAACGAGGACAAGGGACACGAGGCCGTCACCGCCGCCGTCGCCACCGCGACCACGCTGCGTACCATCGCCGAGCCCTGGCGTTAG
- a CDS encoding riboflavin synthase, with translation MFTGIVEELGEITAVEMLDDACRFRVRGPVVTEGAQHGDSIAVNGVCLTVVEHGDGEFTADVMAETLKRSSLGALAVGSRVNLERPMVADGRFGGHIVQGHVDGTGTIVDRTPSEHWEIVKISLPAELSRYVVEKGSITVDGVSLTVVEAASDYFTISLIPTTLALTTLGIKQPGDPVNLEVDVIAKYVERMLGDRRGTQGGTK, from the coding sequence GTGTTCACCGGAATCGTCGAAGAGCTGGGCGAGATCACCGCCGTCGAGATGCTCGATGACGCCTGTCGCTTCCGTGTCCGTGGCCCCGTCGTCACCGAAGGCGCCCAGCACGGAGACTCCATCGCCGTCAACGGCGTGTGCCTCACCGTGGTCGAGCACGGGGACGGCGAGTTCACCGCCGACGTCATGGCGGAGACCCTCAAGCGCTCCAGCCTCGGCGCCCTCGCCGTCGGCTCCCGCGTCAACCTCGAACGCCCGATGGTGGCCGACGGCCGCTTCGGCGGACACATCGTGCAGGGGCACGTCGACGGCACCGGCACGATCGTCGACCGCACCCCCTCCGAGCACTGGGAGATCGTCAAGATCTCGCTCCCCGCGGAGCTGTCCCGCTACGTCGTCGAGAAGGGCTCGATCACGGTCGACGGCGTCAGCCTCACCGTCGTCGAGGCCGCCTCCGACTACTTCACCATCAGCCTCATCCCCACCACGCTCGCGCTGACCACGCTCGGCATCAAGCAGCCCGGCGACCCGGTCAACCTCGAGGTCGACGTCATCGCCAAGTACGTCGAGCGGATGCTCGGGGACCGCCGGGGCACGCAGGGGGGCACCAAGTGA
- a CDS encoding bifunctional 3,4-dihydroxy-2-butanone-4-phosphate synthase/GTP cyclohydrolase II, giving the protein MSTAPHLYEVSQDTDLSLDPVEMAIRDIAAGRPVVVVDDEDRENEGDLIVAAEKITPEIVAFMMSECRGLICAPMEGAELDRLDLPQMVGDNTESMQTAFTVSVDASGAHGVTTGISAADRAATLRLLASGTARAGDFVRPGHIFPLRAREGGVLVRNGHTEAAVDLARLAGLRPAGAIVEIAGEDGVMLRLPELIPFARKHGLTIISIEDLIAYRKSAEPTVKREATVQLPTAFGEFTAYGYRSTVDGVEHVALVHGEVGDGDDILVRIHSECLTGDIFHSLRCDCGPQLEESMRRVVEAGRGVVVYLRGHEGRGIGLLSKLRAYELQEQGRDTLDANLELGLPADARDYAAGAQILHDLGVRSLRLMTNNPDKTDALTRHGLKVTAREPMPVTAGEHNLRYLRTKRDRMGHDLPWLDAPRTSACNNQ; this is encoded by the coding sequence ATGAGCACCGCACCCCACCTGTACGAGGTCTCCCAGGACACCGACCTCTCCCTCGACCCGGTCGAGATGGCGATCCGCGACATCGCCGCGGGCCGCCCCGTCGTGGTCGTCGACGACGAGGACCGGGAGAACGAGGGCGACCTGATCGTCGCCGCCGAGAAGATCACGCCCGAGATCGTCGCCTTCATGATGAGCGAGTGCCGCGGCCTGATCTGCGCCCCCATGGAGGGCGCCGAACTGGACCGGCTCGACCTGCCGCAGATGGTCGGCGACAACACCGAGTCGATGCAGACCGCCTTCACCGTCTCCGTCGACGCCTCCGGCGCCCACGGCGTCACCACCGGCATCTCGGCCGCCGACCGCGCCGCCACGCTCCGGCTGCTCGCCTCCGGCACGGCCCGCGCGGGCGACTTCGTGCGGCCCGGCCACATCTTCCCGCTGCGCGCCAGGGAAGGCGGCGTCCTCGTCCGCAACGGCCACACCGAGGCAGCCGTCGACCTCGCCCGGCTCGCGGGTCTGCGCCCGGCCGGCGCCATCGTGGAGATCGCCGGCGAGGACGGCGTCATGCTGCGGCTGCCCGAGCTGATCCCGTTCGCCCGCAAGCACGGCCTGACGATCATCTCCATCGAGGACCTGATCGCGTACCGCAAGAGCGCCGAGCCCACCGTCAAGCGCGAGGCGACCGTCCAGCTCCCGACCGCCTTCGGCGAGTTCACGGCGTACGGCTACCGCTCCACGGTCGACGGCGTCGAGCACGTCGCCCTGGTCCACGGCGAGGTCGGTGACGGTGACGACATCCTCGTACGGATCCACTCCGAGTGCCTGACCGGCGACATCTTCCACTCGCTGCGCTGCGACTGCGGCCCCCAGCTGGAGGAGTCCATGCGCCGCGTCGTCGAGGCCGGCCGCGGCGTCGTCGTCTACCTGCGCGGCCACGAGGGCCGCGGCATCGGCCTGCTGTCCAAGCTGCGCGCCTACGAACTCCAGGAGCAGGGCCGCGACACCCTCGACGCCAACCTGGAACTCGGCCTGCCCGCCGACGCCCGCGACTACGCGGCCGGCGCCCAGATCCTCCACGACCTCGGCGTGCGCAGCCTGCGCCTGATGACCAACAACCCCGACAAGACCGACGCCCTGACCCGGCACGGCCTGAAGGTCACCGCCCGCGAGCCGATGCCCGTCACGGCCGGCGAGCACAACCTCCGCTACCTGCGCACCAAGCGGGACCGGATGGGCCACGACCTGCCCTGGCTGGACGCGCCCCGCACGTCCGCCTGCAACAACCAGTGA